A window from Drosophila subobscura isolate 14011-0131.10 chromosome O, UCBerk_Dsub_1.0, whole genome shotgun sequence encodes these proteins:
- the LOC117897575 gene encoding opsin Rh3 — translation MEYHNASIVLGNVSSVLRPDARLSAESRLLGWNVPPDELRHIPEHWLSYPEPPESLNYLLGTLYIFFTVISMLGNGLVIWVFSAAKSLRTPSNILVINLAFCDFMMMIKTPIFIYNSFNQGYALGHLGCQIFGIIGSYTGIAAGATNAFIAYDRYNVITRPMEGKMTHGKAIAMIIFIYLYATPWVVACYTESWGRFVPEGYLTSCTFDYLTDNFDTRLFVACIFFFSFVCPTTMITYYYSQIVGHVFSHEKALRDQAKKMNVDSLRSNVDKSKETAEIRIAKAAITICFLFFVSWTPYGVMSLIGAFGDKSLLTPGATMIPACTCKMVACVDPFVYAISHPRYRMELQKRCPWLAISEKAPESTAAASTSTTQEQQQTTAA, via the coding sequence ATGGAGTACCACAACGCGTCCATCGTTCTCGGCAATGTGTCCAGTGTGCTGCGTCCGGATGCGCGACTGTCCGCGGAGTCGCGTCTGCTGGGTTGGAACGTGCCGCCGGATGAGCTGCGTCACATACCCGAACACTGGCTGTCATACCCGGAGCCACCGGAATCCTTGAACTATCTGCTGGGCACGCTCTACATCTTCTTCACGGTCATCTCGATGCTCGGCAATGGCCTCGTCATTTGGGTCTTCTCCGCCGCCAAGTCGCTGAGGACGCCGTCAAACATACTCGTGATTAACCTGGCCTTCTGTGACtttatgatgatgatcaagACGCCCATCTTCATCTACAACAGCTTCAATCAGGGCTATGCCCTCGGGCACTTGGGCTGCCAGATCTTCGGCATTATTGGCTCCTACACGGGCATAGCGGCGGGTGCCACCAACGCCTTCATCGCCTACGATCGCTACAATGTGATTACGCGACCCATGGAGGGCAAGATGACGCACGGCAAGGCCATTGCGATGATCATATTCATCTATCTGTATGCCACGCCCTGGGTGGTGGCCTGCTACACGGAATCCTGGGGCCGTTTCGTGCCCGAGGGATACCTCACGTCGTGCACCTTTGACTATCTGACGGATAACTTCGATACGCGCCTCTTTGTGGCCTGCATTTTCTTCTTCAGCTTTGTCTGCCCCACAACAATGATCACGTACTACTACTCGCAGATTGTGGGCCACGTGTTTAGCCATGAAAAGGCGCTGCGCGATCAGGCCAAGAAGATGAATGTCGACTCACTGCGCTCGAATGTGGACAAGAGCAAGGAGACAGCCGAAATCCGCATTGCCAAAGCGGCCATCACCAtttgtttcctcttctttGTGTCGTGGACGCCTTACGGCGTGATGTCGCTCATTGGCGCCTTTGGGGACAAGAGTCTGCTGACACCCGGCGCCACAATGATACCCGCCTGCACCTGCAAAATGGTGGCCTGCGTGGATCCCTTTGTGTATGCCATCAGTCATCCCAGATACCGCATGGAGCTGCAGAAGCGCTGCCCCTGGCTGGCCATCAGCGAGAAGGCGCCAGAGTCGACGGCCGCTGCCTCCACCAGCACcacgcaggagcagcagcaaacgacGGCGGcctaa
- the LOC117898722 gene encoding probable serine/threonine-protein kinase fhkE yields the protein MLYRGFEERSISLPSSLLQPAAASESTNHIGSLNGLTEEDFVIKVIDKASLATITDLPPQNEVDMLKALQSHTNIVDLVMQFENYQHLAIMMQCLDYATQGVGPTPENMLVSRSGPDVVLELKICDFGLALAYEGELLTTICGSVDYMIEEHGYDYKTDCWSLGQLILFLMCYTRTLRNTRDKSSGCSWD from the exons ATGCTATATCGAGGCTTCGAGGAGAGATCAATCTCACTGCCATCATCGTTgttgcagccagcagctgcatcagAGTCCACCAATCACATTGGTTCGCTGAATGGACTG ACAGAGGAGGATTTTGTCATCAAAGTCATCGATAAGGCCAGCCTGGCCACAATCACAGACTTGCCGCCACAAAATGAGGTTGATATGCTGAAGGCCCTGCAGAGTCACACGAATATTGTAGATTTGGTCATGCAGTTTGAAAATTATCAGCATTTGGCCATAATGATGCAATGCCTGGACTATGCCACACAGGGTGTGGGCCCCACG CCGGAGAATATGTTGGTGAGTCGGAGTGGCCCTGATGTGGTCCTGGAGCTGAAGATTTGCGACTTTGGCCTGGCACTTGCCTACGAAGGGGAGCTCTTGACAACgatctgtggctctgtggatTACATGATTGAGGAACACGGCTATGACTACAAAACAGACTGCTGGTCGCTGGGtcaattaattttattccTTATGTGTTACACGAGGACGCTAAGGAATACGAGGGACaagagcagcggctgcagctgggaCTGA